A window from Sphingobium sp. MI1205 encodes these proteins:
- a CDS encoding IS6-like element IS6100 family transposase: protein MTDFKWRHFQGDVILWAVRWYCRYPISYRDLEEMLAERGISVDHTTIYRWVQCYAPEMEKRLRWFWRRGFDPSWRLDETYVKVRGKWTYLYRAVDKRGDTIDFYLSPTRSAKAAKRFLGKALRGLKHWEKPATLNTDKAPSYGAAITELKREGKLDRETAHRQVKYLNNVIEADHGKLKILIKPVRGFKSIPTAYATIKGFEVMRALRKGQARPWCLQPGIRGEVRLVERAFGIGPSALTEAMGMLNHHFAAAA, encoded by the coding sequence ATGACGGATTTCAAGTGGCGCCATTTCCAGGGTGATGTGATCCTGTGGGCGGTGCGCTGGTATTGTCGCTATCCGATCAGCTATCGCGACCTTGAGGAAATGCTGGCGGAACGCGGCATTTCGGTCGACCATACGACGATCTATCGCTGGGTCCAGTGCTACGCCCCGGAGATGGAGAAGCGGCTGCGCTGGTTCTGGCGGCGTGGCTTTGATCCGAGCTGGCGCCTGGATGAAACCTACGTCAAGGTGCGGGGCAAGTGGACCTACCTGTACCGGGCAGTCGACAAGCGGGGCGACACGATCGATTTCTACCTGTCGCCGACCCGCAGCGCCAAGGCAGCGAAGCGGTTCCTGGGCAAGGCCCTGCGAGGCCTGAAGCACTGGGAAAAGCCTGCCACGCTCAATACCGACAAAGCGCCGAGCTATGGTGCAGCGATCACCGAATTGAAGCGCGAAGGAAAGCTGGACCGGGAGACGGCCCACCGGCAGGTGAAGTATCTCAATAACGTGATCGAGGCCGATCACGGAAAGCTCAAGATACTGATCAAGCCGGTGCGCGGTTTCAAATCGATCCCCACGGCCTATGCCACGATCAAGGGATTCGAAGTCATGCGAGCCCTGCGCAAAGGACAGGCTCGCCCCTGGTGCCTGCAGCCCGGCATCAGGGGCGAGGTGCGCCTTGTGGAGAGAGCTTTTGGCATTGGGCCCTCGGCGCTGACGGAGGCCATGGGCATGCTCAACCACCATTTCGCAGCAGCCGCCTGA
- a CDS encoding alpha/beta hydrolase gives MSRDNAIVMRYDNPDIPSGRDIVYLHGRGSTEREAGFALPLFGRANVRSYRGPLPQGPGFAWFENAGIGVALPSSLSGETSKVGDWIAADTGRQRPWLCGFSNGAAMAASLLLSNPGAYSGLIMIGGCFAVEDGDLPDNGLLDKPVLFCRGQFDDVIPRHKFEQAEAYLSGPSGARATFIPYEGGHELPLPIKAAVQGWLGAESR, from the coding sequence ATGTCTCGAGACAATGCCATCGTCATGCGATACGACAATCCCGACATTCCGTCCGGCCGCGACATCGTATATCTTCACGGCCGCGGCAGCACCGAAAGGGAAGCGGGGTTCGCGCTGCCCCTTTTCGGCCGCGCGAATGTTCGCTCCTATCGCGGGCCGCTTCCCCAGGGGCCGGGGTTCGCCTGGTTCGAAAATGCCGGGATCGGCGTCGCCCTGCCCTCCAGCCTGTCGGGCGAAACGTCGAAGGTCGGCGACTGGATCGCCGCAGATACCGGCCGCCAACGGCCCTGGCTATGCGGTTTCAGCAACGGCGCCGCGATGGCCGCCAGTCTTCTGCTCAGCAATCCGGGGGCCTATAGCGGCCTCATCATGATCGGCGGCTGCTTCGCGGTGGAGGACGGCGACCTGCCGGACAACGGCCTGCTCGACAAGCCGGTCCTCTTCTGCCGGGGCCAATTCGACGATGTGATCCCGCGCCACAAGTTCGAGCAGGCGGAAGCCTATCTCTCCGGCCCCAGCGGCGCGCGGGCGACTTTCATCCCTTATGAAGGCGGGCATGAACTGCCGTTGCCGATCAAGGCGGCGGTGCAGGGCTGGCTCGGCGCGGAAAGCCGCTGA